ACGCGGAGCCGCGGAGGGATGAGGGTCGATCCTCCGCGGCTCCGCGTCTCCGCGTGAGCCCGATCGCTGAAGCAGTTGCGGCAGGGAGCGGGGGATGTAGCTTCGGCGCGGGCGCCCGCGCTGGGCGGGCGCCGCGATCCACGTGACCCCGCCCGCGCCGCCGCATGATGCCCACGCCCCCGGTGATCGAGACGGAGCGCCTGGTCCTGCGCATGGCCGAGGTGCGCGACGCGCCGGAGATCGTGCGCTACTTCAGCGAGAACCGCGCGCACCTGGCCGGCTCGCGGCCGCGCATGCAGCCGGAGCTGTTCACCGAGGACTTCTGGCGTTCGCAGGCGCACGCGGCGCTCAGCGAGTTCCGCACCGACCGCTCGCTGCGGCTGTTCCTGTTCGAGAAGCCGGGCGCGCAGCGCGTGATCGGCAACATGAACTTCGTGCAGTTCCAGCGCGGCGCGGCGCACCACTGCACGCTGGGCTACGGGATCGCCGCCGACCGCGAGGGGCGCGGGCTGATGCGCGAGGCGCTGGAGGCGGGGATCCGGCACGTGTTCGAGGTGCTGGACATGCACCGCATCCAGGCCAACTACGTCCCGTGGAACCGCCGCAGCGGCGGGCTCCTGCGCCGCCTGGGGTTCACCGTCGAGGGATACGCGCGCGACTACCTGTACCTCGACGGGCAGTGGCAGGATCACATCCTCACCAGCCTCACGAACCCGCACTGGAAGCCGGACGAGTAATACGAAGTCCGGGAATCTGCTTGATGCACGGACCGATCCCGCGCTGACGTCATCCTGAGGCCGGCCAGACCGCAATCAGCGTCTACGCAAGCGTTTGCAGGCCGAAGGATCTATCATCGCGTCGGCACGAGATCCGGTCAGACGCACCGATGCTTCACCCGGACTGGGTATAAGCGCCGCAATCCCATCCCGCCGAACCGTTATGCCGGGCTCGACCTGCCCGATCGTTGCCGTCCGCCGCCGCGGCAGGTAGTTTGAATCAAACCATTCGTTCACACACGCAGTTCCCCAGCATGTCCTGATGCCACGGTTCGTACCCCGGTGGCGCGCCGCCGCGCGGGGAGACGCCGCGGCGCCGGCGCGCGGTCCGGACCGTTCTCCGGTTTCGCCGCGCCGCGCCGCGTTTCTCCTCGCCATCGTCTCCCTGCTGGTCTACAACGCGAACGGGCGGGTGATCGCGGCGGGCGACACCCTTCCGGCGCGCTTCATCCCGTTCTCGATCCTGCTGGACCGGACCGTCGCCGTCGACCGCCTCTTCCGGGCGGAGTACGAGCATCTCCCCCCGCAGCAGCGCGCGCGGATCTGGTTCCTGCGGCCCAGCCACGGACACCTGTACTCCGCCTATCCCGTGGCGCTGCCGGTGCTCGTCACCCCGCTCTACGCGCCGTTCGTGTGGGCGAAGGGTGCGTGGACCGACCGCGAGATCCGCAGCGTGGCGCCGGAGGCCGAGAAGCTCGCCGCATCCGTCATCGCGGCGCTCAGCGTGGCGGTGATGTACCTGCTGCTCGCGGGGATGACCGAGGCGCGCATCGCCCTGGCGCTCACCGTGGCGTTCGCGTTCGGCACCACGACGTGGACCGCGTCGAGCCAGGCGCTCTGGCAGCATGGCGCGGGGGTGCTGCTCATCCTCCTCACGCTGGCCGTGCTGGCGCGGCGCCCGCGCCTGCTCTGGCTCGCGGGAACCTTCGCGGGGCTGGCGGTGGCCGTCAGGCCGAACAACCTCTTCTTCTGGCTCGCCCTCCTGGTCGTCTGCGGCCGCACGCGCCCGCTCCGCGCCCTGCCGCTGGCGCTTCCCGGCGTGGTGATCGGCGCCGCGGTGGCCGCCTACAACCTGAGCGTCTTCGGCGATCTGCGCGGCGGCTACGCGGGGTTCGCGGGGTCGGCGGGCTTTCTCGGCGCGAACGCGTGGACCGGGCTGGCCGGCGAGCTGGTGAGCCCCAGCCGCGGGCTGTTCGTCTACAGCCCGGTGCTGCTGGCGGGACTGGCGGGCGGATGGATCGCCTGGCGCGACGGACGGCTCCTGCGCTCGCCCGTGCTCGCCATAGCCGCGCTCTTCGTGCTGTCGCAGCTGGCGCTGGTGGCCACGTGGGGGATGTGGTGGGGAGGCTGGTCGTACGGGCCGAGGATGCTCACCGAGGCGGCCGCGGCGCTCGTGCTGCTTTCGGTGCCGGCGGCGGAGCGGCTCGGGTCGCGCGGGTGGGCCCGGCTCGGGTTCGCCGCGGCGCTCGCGGTCTCGGTCGCCGTGCAGGCGATCGGCGCGTTCGCGTACGACACCGCGGGCGGGTGGAACCAGTTTCCCGAGAACGTCGATCTGCACCCCAGGCGTCTCTGGGACTGGCGCGACTCGCAGATCCGCCGCACCGCCGGGATCCTCCTCCAGGGCGGATCGCCCGCCGACGCGTCCGCCCCGTGAAGACGGCGCGCAGCGCATGCCTTGGAGGAATCCCGGCGGGACGGCGGCGCGGAGGTGGGGACAACGAAGCGGGCCTCCGGCGGTGACGAACCGCCGGGGGCCCGCTCCGTTGGCCACCCGCACAGCGGGAGACACGCCCGGCTCCCGCCGCTAATCCCCCGGCCGATGCGACCGCCTCACCGGGGCGGCGGAGCGCCGATGCGGATGGTGTCGCGCGGCATGTCGGGCACCGGCTCGGTGACCGGCGGCGGCGCCTGGACGGTGTCGCGCCGGCGGCCGCCGCGGCGCGGCTGCTGGACGGGCGGCGGCTGCGGCACCAGCACCGTGTCGAACGGCACCGGCGCGGGCGACGGCGGCTCCACGTCCTGCGGCAGCGGCGCGGGCGGGGGCGGCGGCGGGCTCGGGCGCACCTCCACCGGCGGCGGGGGTGGCGGCGGCGGAGGCGCGGCCTCGCGGACCTCGCCCTGCTGCGCCTTCGCGCTGTCCACGGGCGGCGGCGGGGGCGGCACGTAGCCGCGCAGCCGCACGAACGGCGCGCCGCGCGGGTTGCGCACCAGCGCCGCGCGCGTCCCCGGGGGCCAGCTGGCCGCCGAGGGGAAGCCGGTGAGCTCGATCCACATCGTGTCCTTCACCACGTGGCCCGAGACGAAGCTGCCGTAGCCGCCCGGCTCGAAGGCCACGAACGCGAAGGTCCCGTCGCGCCGCACCTCGCCGACGATGGGAAAGGCCACGCTGTCGCGCACGTACTGACCGGCGATGGAGTCCAGCCGCTGCGTGGTGATGCGGAACTCGCCGGGCGGCACCAGGCGGTACACCTGCTCGCGCACCCGCAGCGTGTCGCGCACCGGGTACTCGAAGCCGGTAAACCGCCACTGCCCGCCGATCACCGGGAGCCCCGCGCGCTCCTCGAGCGTGGGGCGGTGCAGCGGCGGCAGCGGCTCCACGTCCGCTTTGGCCTCGTCGCACGCCGCCGCGCCGACCAGCGACACCGCCGCCAGCACCGCCTTCAACCGTCTCACCGGCCGTCTCTCTCTGGGATCTGGATGTGGTTGGAGCGCCGTCGGTTCCCCAGGCGCCCGCCGCCCGCACGAGGCGTGCCCGGCGCCGCCGCGCAGTGGACGCCAAGAGTTGACACGATATGGCGACATCCGTAGCTTCGACAGGGATGCCCGGCGGCGGGCCGCCGCTTTTACGCCACCAAGAGCACACCATGTTCACGATCGCGAGCGTTCGGCCCGAGGAGGCGGACGCGCTGCTGCGCCAGGCGCTCGAGGCCCACGGCCAGCGCTTCACCGAGCAGCGCGCGGCCGTCTACCGTTTCCTGCGCGGCACGGACGAGCACCCGACAGCGGACGAGGTGTTCACCACCGTGCGCGGCGAGCTCTCCGACATCTCCCTGGCCACCGTCTACAAGGCGCTGGAGACGCTGGTGAGCTGCGGGCTGGCGGTGAAGCTCACCTACGGCGACGACTCGGCCCGCTACGACGCGCGCACCGACGACCACTACCACTCGCGCTGCCTGAAGTGCGGCGTGGTGCGCGACGTGGCCGCCGAGGCCAGCGCCATCACCCCCTTCGAGGTCGGTGGCGGGTTCCGCGTCGAGGGGTACCGGGTGGAGGTGATCGGCTACTGCCCGGCGTGCGCGGTGGAGCTGGGCTGAGGGGACAGGTTACAGGGGACAGGGAACAGCGGGTTCGATAGATTGAGCGCTCTCCGGCGGTGTGCCGGGGAGCGTTTTTCGTTTCTGGGAGACGGGGATGGTGGAGCCGAACCGCGCGATCGAAGCGAAGCCAGACGCCGCCGCGTGGCCCCAGCGCCGTCGCGGCGATGTGTCCCGCGCGGCGATCGCCGCCGCGATCGACGGCTTCCGCGGCGAGTGGGTGCTGGACGAGGCGCGACGGCTCCCCTTCGGCCAGGCGTCGGGGATCCTGCACGCGCTCCCCGACGCCGTCGCGGTGCCGCGCGACGCGGCGGACGTGGCGGCACTGGTGCGCTGGGCGGCGGCGGCCGGGCACCCGCTCGTCCCCCGCGGCGCGGGGACGGGGATGCCGGGCGGCAACGTGGGCGCGGGCGTCGCCGTCGACCTGGTCACGCACTTCCGCGCGCCGCCGGAGATCGATCCCGCCGCGCGGACGGCGCGCGTGGGGCCGGGCGTGACGCTCGCGGAGCTGAACGCGGCTGCCTCCGCGCACGGCCTCCACTTCCCCGTCGACCCCTCCAGCGGCGACCGCGCGACCTTCGGCGGCATCGTCGCGAACAACTCCGGCGGCTCGCACACGGTGCTCCACGGCTCCGCGCGTGCCTGGGTCGACGCGCTGGAGGTGGTGCTCGCGGACGGCACCCTGGCGCGTACGGCGCGGGGCGAGCGCGAGAGGGACCCACGGCTGGCGGAGATCCTGGTTTCCGTCGACGAGATGCTGGCGGCGCGGCGGGACGAGATCCTCGCCCGCTGGCCGCGGGTGCGGAAGAACTCGTCCGGCTACGCGCTGAAGGAGTACCTGGAGAGCGGCGACGCGGTGGACCTGCTGGTGGGGAGCGAGGGAACGCTCGCGCTCGTCACCGCGGCCACGGTGCGGCTGGCGCCGATCCCGGCGGCGCGCGGGCTGGCGCTGCTGGAGTTCACCGATCTCGCCGCCGCGGGCGCCGCCGTCGAGCGCATCCTGGAGCTGCACCCCGCGACGTGCGAGATCATCGACCGCACCTTCATCGACCTCGTCCGCCAGGGCGACGCGGACCCCGGCTACCCGCTGCGCGAGGGGCTGGAGGCGATCCTGTTCGTGGAGATGGAAGGGGATTCGGACGACGAGGTGGCCGCGAAGCTGGACGCGCTGGAGACGCACGTCCGCGGCGTGGCGGACCGCGCCTCCATCGCCACGGATGCGGCGCGGCAGGAGCGGTTCTGGCACGTGCGCCACGCCGCCAGCCCGCTGATCGCCAAGCTGGCCGGCGACCGTATCTCCATGCAGTTCATCGAGGACGGCGTGGTGCCGGTCGCCCGGCTCGCCGACTACATCCGCCTGCTGCGGCGCGTGCTGGGCGAGCGCGGCCTCCCCGCGGTGATCTTCGGCCACGCGGGCGACGGCAACCTGCACGTGAACCCGCTGGTCGACGTCGCCAAACCCGGCTGGCGTGAAGAGATCGAGGCGATCGCGTACGAGATCGCGGAGGGCGTCGCCGCGCTCGGCGGCACCATGACCGGCGAGCACGGCGACGGCCGCCTGCGCGCGCCGCTGCTCGAGACCATCTGGGGCGCGGAGATGGTGGACCGCTTCCGCGCGGTGAAGGATGCGTTCGACCCCGCGGGCATCCTCAACCCCGGCGTCATCCTCCCCCTCCCCGGCCAGCGCCCGCTCGACGGGATCCGGTACTAAAGACGGCTGAGGCACGAGGCTTACACCAACCCGGTAACGGGTTAACGCACCTCAGACAGACCCCGAACTGACGTCATCCTGAGGCTGAGGCCGGCCACACCGTCCTTGCGTCGTGGACGATGGCGGCAGGCCGAAGGATCTATCGCCAGCCCAGCACGCGATCCGGCGAGTGGCAACGAATCTTCACCCGGGATTCGGAGTGAGCATCATCGGGCTTGCGTTCAAGTCGGCTTGAAGCGGTAGCATCTCTCCTGGAGTTGAATCTCACTCCCCGGAGAGACCTATGCGTACAGACGAGACGGCCGACATCCCCGTCGCCTGCGTCCCCTCGGCGATTCCCGCGGACGAGCGCGCGGAGCATGCTGTGCTCGCCAGGCGGCTCTTCGCCGAGGCGAGCCTCGAGACGCGTCCGCTGCCGGACGGCTGGGCGCTCCGCTTCGCGCCGGAGGAGCTCGAGCAGGTGGCGCGGTTCGTCAGCCTGGAGCGGCTGTGCTGCCCGTTCGTGACGTTCACGATCGAGGTGGCCCCGGGCTCCGGGCTGTGGCTGCGGATGACGGGGCCGGAGGGCACGCGCGAGGTGTTCGAGGCGGCGATGCCGGAGTTCGCCGCGAACGGGTAGACGGCGAGCGACTGTACGATGGACGAGATCCCGATCGGCGAGGTAGCGCGGCGGACGGGCGTGCGTGCGTCCGCGCTGCGGTACTACGAGGAGGCCGGACTGCTTCCGCCGGCCCGGCGCGCGGGCGGGCGCAGGATGTACCCGGCCGACGTGGTGCGGCGCATCCGCCTGCTGCGGTTCGCGCAGCGGGCGGGGTTCACCCTGGCGGAGATCCGCACGCTGTTCCACGGCTTCGACTCCGCCGTGGCGCCGGGTGAGCGCTGGAACGCCCTCGCGCGTGCCAAGATCGACGAGCTCGACGACCTGATCGCGCGGGCGACGCAGATGAAGCGGGGGCTGGAGATGGGGATGGCGTGCGGGTGCGCCAGCTTCGACGAATGCGTCCTGCCCGAGGAGCCCACGCCGCCCGATTCGCGGATCGACGCGCTGGAGATTGTGAACCTCCGCGCCGCCGGGACCGCGAATACAATCTCTGGGTGACGTATCGGTGCGTCCCCCGAATCTCGTGCTGCCGCAATGATAGATCCTTCGGCCTGCAACCGATCGCGCAGACGCTGATTACAGTCTGGCCGGCCTCAGGATGACGTCAGCGTGGGGCTTCGTACAAGCGTCGCCGCGCTGATCACGACGACGATGCGATGCCGCGGACGATCTTCGCGGTGGTGACGAGCTGGCCGACGTGGCGCATGGTGTGCTCGGCCGCGTGGAAGAGGAGGCCGAGCACGTTGCTGGGGAGGCGCTGGCGGCCGACCTCGCGCGGGTCCAGCAGCGTGGCGGCGTCGGTGGCGCGCAGCTGCGCGAGCGCCGTCTCGACCGCGTTCTCGACGACCCGCGTGAGCTCGCGCGCGCCCGGGGGCGGCTCGCCGGGCGCCTGCTCGCGGCGCAGCGCGGCGAACTGCTCGTCGCTGAGCTGCTCGCCGCGCGCGTAGGTGAAGAGGCGGTCGAGCGAGCCGGCCAGGTGCAGCGCGTGGAACCCCGCCGCAGCCGCGCCGCCCGGCCGCGACCACAGCTCGTCCGCGGTGAGATCCGCCAGCGCGGCGGCCACGTCCTCGCGCGCCATGATCAGCGCGTGCGCCACCGGCATCAGCAGCGGCGGGATTTCCGGCACGGGGCCGCGGAGCCACGGTTCGGGCTGGCTCATCTCGTCATCTCTCGATCCAGGAAAAAATGAGCGGGCGGGGCGCTGGCGGCGCCCCGCCCGTTCGCGTTCACCGCGAACGCGTGCGTGGCGTCACGGGCAGGTGCACGTGCAGGTGGGCGTGGCGCAGTTGCGCGACGTACCCGCCACGAACTCTTCGCGGTCGCCGGGCACCACGAACGTGTCCACCACGATGCCTTCCACGTCCAGCCGGATTTTCTCCATGGCTCCGTCTCGCGTGCTGTGGGGATTGAGCGTGGCCGCCACACGCGGCCGCATCCGAAGCTACCGACGCGCCGGTGGGGACGAAAGGGTGGAGGGGCATGGCGCGTGCGGCCCCAAATCACCGTCCCACTCTTCGCATCCCCACAACGGGAGGTATGGATGAAGAAGCTGAAGATCGACGTCGGCGAGCTGAAGGTGGACTCGTTCGCGGTGCCGGCGCAGGTGGAGGCGAAGGGCACGGTGATGGCCCACGCGCCGAGCTATCCCGATCCGGTGTGGACCTGTGCCTATCACTGCACCTGGATCGGCGTCGGCTGCCAGTGACGGCTACGCGGGAGGCCGGGTCCGGATCGGGGCCGGCCTTCGTCATTCACCCTCGATGAACTCCCGCTCGACGATCTCCGCCAGCGCGGCCGGCGTGTTCAGCGACGGGTCGTCGGTGACGCGCTCGAGCAGCGCGCGCAGGATCTCGCCCATGCGCGGGCCGGCGGGGATGCCGAGGGCGCGCAGCTCCTCGCCGCCGATGGCCACGTCGCCGATGTCGAGCGCGGCGCCGCTGCGCATCTCGGCGTCGGCGCGGCGGCGGAGCGCCTCGGCCTCGCGGACGCGCGCGGGGTCGGGGCGGGCGCGGCCCTTCGCGTTCGCCGTCTCCAGGCGCAGCAGGTCGTGCACGTACGCGCGGCCCACGCGGCGGAGCCAGCGCCGCACCTCCGGCCCCGGCGCGTCGTGCGCGGGGAGGTTCTCGTGCTGGGCCACCAGGTGCACGGCCTGGTCGCGCTCGGCGTTGGAGAACTTGAGCCGCGTCATCAGCCGCAGCGTGACGGCCGCGCCGGCGGCCGCGTGGTCGGGGAACTCCGCGCCGCCTTCCGACTCCACGCGCGTGGGCGGTTTGCCGGTGTCGTGCAGCAGCGCGGCCAGGCGGAGATGCGTCTTCGCCTCGGACGCGTCCACGGTGCGCAGGAGGTGGGTCCACACGTCCTCGTCCCCATCCATCACCCCCACGCACGCCTGCAACTCGGGATAGAGCGCGCCGAGCGCGCCGGACTGCTCGTACAGGCGCAGCGAGTCGGACGGGCGCTTCATCCCCCGCAGCACCTTGAGCAGCTCCTCGCGCACCCGCTCGGCGGAAAGGAGCGGGAGCTCGGGCGCGGACTCCCGGGCCGCCTCCCACGTGGCCGGATCGACGCGCATCGAAAAGCGCCCCGCGAAGCGCAGCGCGCGCAGCACGCGCAGCCGGTCTTCGCGGAAGCGCTCGCGCGCGTCGCCGACGGTGCGGAGGATACGATCGCGCAGGTCGGCCACGCCCCCGTGCGGGTCGCGGATCTCGTGCGTGAGCGGGTGCCAGGCCACCGCGTTGATGGTGAAGTCGCGCCGCGCCAGGTCCTCCTCCACCGTGTCGCTGAAGGAGACCTTCGCGTGGCGGCCGTCCGTCTCCACGTCGCGGCGGAAGGTGGTGACTTCGTAGAGATGCTTGTCGGCGCCGAGCACGCCCACCGTCCCGTGCGAGATCCCCACCGGCACGGTGTGGCGGAAGAGGCGCTGCACATCGCGGGGACGCGCAGCCGTCGTCAGGTCCCAGTCGTACTTGTGCGGATGCCCCGCCAGGCCGTCGCGGACGGCGCCGCCGACGGTCCAGGTGTCGAACCCCGCCTCCTCCAGCCGCCGCACGATGCGGACGACCTCGGGCGGCGGCTGCAGGTCGGCGGTGGGGACGTCGCCGGGGGCGGAGCGGGAATCGGTCACGGGCGCGGGAGCCGGGGCGGAACAGGTGGATTCATCGGCCCATCCGCCGGACCGAAGGCGCAAACGGCGAGTGGGCAAAGACTTGGCGGAACTGCTACAAACTGTTATCTTTGACGCCAACCACACACGCCTGTCCGCGCCTTCCACCCGACACGGATGAAGATCTTCGACCTGCTGGAACGCTCCAGCGCCACGGAGCCGTTCCGCGAAGCCGTAATCCGCTTCGTGCGCGAGGGGCGGCCCAACGAGCGCATCGCGTTCAACCGCGACGCGCCGCCGGTAAAGGTGGAGCGCACCGTCACCAAGGTGCTGGAAGAATACCCGGAGCTGCACATCGAATCAATCGAGGTGCGCGGCATGTCGGGATGCGAGTTCTTCCGCGGGGTGATGGAGGTGCACACCGGCGCCGAGGTGCGGAAGATCTCCTTCCACTGGGACTGCAAGTGGAAGGCGATGGAGATGGGGTGGCACGACTACTTCGGCTTTCCCGACCAGGCCCGTGCCGCGCGCGAGTTCGGCTACAACTGCTTCCGCGGCTGGAACGAGGACGCGGTGAACCGCAAGGCCGCCGAGCGCGCCGGCGAAGCGGAGGCGGTGACGGCCTGAGGGCTTGCGACAACGGATGGTGATGGACGAACGGCCGCCCCGGCGAGGGGCGGCCGTTTTCGCGTTGTGATCAGGGGGAGACGGGCGAATGGAATTCGCGGCAACAAGGGCACGAAGTCGCTGCGCGACTGCCGGGGCAGCATCATCCCGACAGGCCAGCACTGGCGCGGCCGCGGACGGCCCCCTCCCCCGGCCCCTCCCCCGCTGCGCAGGGGAGGGGAGAACTCAGCGCGGGCGCCTTACTTCGTCCCGAGCACGAACATGTTGCCGTCGGCGTCCTTGAAGATGGCGCTGGTGCCCCAGTGCTCGGTCTTCGGCGGCTGGGTGAACTCCACG
This DNA window, taken from Longimicrobium sp., encodes the following:
- a CDS encoding transcriptional repressor; translation: MFTIASVRPEEADALLRQALEAHGQRFTEQRAAVYRFLRGTDEHPTADEVFTTVRGELSDISLATVYKALETLVSCGLAVKLTYGDDSARYDARTDDHYHSRCLKCGVVRDVAAEASAITPFEVGGGFRVEGYRVEVIGYCPACAVELG
- a CDS encoding MerR family transcriptional regulator gives rise to the protein MDEIPIGEVARRTGVRASALRYYEEAGLLPPARRAGGRRMYPADVVRRIRLLRFAQRAGFTLAEIRTLFHGFDSAVAPGERWNALARAKIDELDDLIARATQMKRGLEMGMACGCASFDECVLPEEPTPPDSRIDALEIVNLRAAGTANTISG
- a CDS encoding FAD-binding oxidoreductase codes for the protein MVEPNRAIEAKPDAAAWPQRRRGDVSRAAIAAAIDGFRGEWVLDEARRLPFGQASGILHALPDAVAVPRDAADVAALVRWAAAAGHPLVPRGAGTGMPGGNVGAGVAVDLVTHFRAPPEIDPAARTARVGPGVTLAELNAAASAHGLHFPVDPSSGDRATFGGIVANNSGGSHTVLHGSARAWVDALEVVLADGTLARTARGERERDPRLAEILVSVDEMLAARRDEILARWPRVRKNSSGYALKEYLESGDAVDLLVGSEGTLALVTAATVRLAPIPAARGLALLEFTDLAAAGAAVERILELHPATCEIIDRTFIDLVRQGDADPGYPLREGLEAILFVEMEGDSDDEVAAKLDALETHVRGVADRASIATDAARQERFWHVRHAASPLIAKLAGDRISMQFIEDGVVPVARLADYIRLLRRVLGERGLPAVIFGHAGDGNLHVNPLVDVAKPGWREEIEAIAYEIAEGVAALGGTMTGEHGDGRLRAPLLETIWGAEMVDRFRAVKDAFDPAGILNPGVILPLPGQRPLDGIRY
- a CDS encoding CCA tRNA nucleotidyltransferase is translated as MTDSRSAPGDVPTADLQPPPEVVRIVRRLEEAGFDTWTVGGAVRDGLAGHPHKYDWDLTTAARPRDVQRLFRHTVPVGISHGTVGVLGADKHLYEVTTFRRDVETDGRHAKVSFSDTVEEDLARRDFTINAVAWHPLTHEIRDPHGGVADLRDRILRTVGDARERFREDRLRVLRALRFAGRFSMRVDPATWEAARESAPELPLLSAERVREELLKVLRGMKRPSDSLRLYEQSGALGALYPELQACVGVMDGDEDVWTHLLRTVDASEAKTHLRLAALLHDTGKPPTRVESEGGAEFPDHAAAGAAVTLRLMTRLKFSNAERDQAVHLVAQHENLPAHDAPGPEVRRWLRRVGRAYVHDLLRLETANAKGRARPDPARVREAEALRRRADAEMRSGAALDIGDVAIGGEELRALGIPAGPRMGEILRALLERVTDDPSLNTPAALAEIVEREFIEGE
- a CDS encoding DinB family protein — translated: MSQPEPWLRGPVPEIPPLLMPVAHALIMAREDVAAALADLTADELWSRPGGAAAAGFHALHLAGSLDRLFTYARGEQLSDEQFAALRREQAPGEPPPGARELTRVVENAVETALAQLRATDAATLLDPREVGRQRLPSNVLGLLFHAAEHTMRHVGQLVTTAKIVRGIASSS
- a CDS encoding GNAT family N-acetyltransferase, whose translation is MMPTPPVIETERLVLRMAEVRDAPEIVRYFSENRAHLAGSRPRMQPELFTEDFWRSQAHAALSEFRTDRSLRLFLFEKPGAQRVIGNMNFVQFQRGAAHHCTLGYGIAADREGRGLMREALEAGIRHVFEVLDMHRIQANYVPWNRRSGGLLRRLGFTVEGYARDYLYLDGQWQDHILTSLTNPHWKPDE